In Ensifer canadensis, a genomic segment contains:
- a CDS encoding PAS domain S-box protein has protein sequence MPARQYPFIDIAVHERVREHFARGDAAILFSRDLNRVLWANDQGAAFFGADSIYDFIDTGPNANDLSARQLKAAATQLVSVGDRRQLLMRIAAGFRSVPLNTTVELIRVRPDELGVLFTAPHSGKPLSTEDRAARMIAGLDGPDTHMAVLDADGTIVAQSPGFANLGMSDETRRQLVAAVARDHDWLIKRPVATAKGHLPAAIGKIADEPALHLLFAVETILGNLDPDEAPAEAVLPPTAVAEVVEADVVTDVAPAVVETEAAMATGAVETVVEQSAPDELASADQRIVAEREIEQPLAEADDVVAAVEAEEPDLAVDTDTETPLETATAETSDAAQEQTDAAPEGAEQLPSAETAIVAEAAPVPDATSVEPREHKDAPVGAQSDFAFAIGGRAVRFVWKIDAEGQFSEISEEFASAVGPKAADVIGVSFASLAARYGLDPDNKINELLHRRDTWSGKTIFWPVEGTSLKVPVDLAALPTYSRSREFDGFRGFGIVRVADAVEDHNANGLSLDRDEDAIEANDLTAPTSPNGVAAVEEATHEIATAGANEADEPALFSDEPQPTEAVTTDQPAVPADPFLGERPALRIVETPGRRASDKIIELELHRPAGSSALTRGEQAAFREIARQLGENFVGRPEAHETRSDEASDDAIQGEAEQPVSETLDEAALEAAPTATSESEFETPEASSEVAAAKPRSDDLAEASMDPATIATVGFSGEILDSLPVGLLVHLGDDLLHANPEFLRLTGYDTLDDFKEEGGIDALFANDEEVGDTEPDGTMTLIRKTGQLLPVTAHLHSIRWDGKSALMLALASTEVAQPQESEASPVETAPAPVADEQVGKLKTEIDELRSILETATDGVVILGHDGDIRSINRSASALFNYDESEIRGKPFAALFAHESQKAVIDYLQCLSGHGVASVLNDGREVIGREAAGGFLPLFMTIGRLSASNGYCAVIRDITQWKRTEEELRNAKRAAETANAHKTEFLARVSHEIRTPLNAIIGFSDMMASEHFGPVGHPRYIEYAGDIGRSGRHVLDIVNDLLDISKIEAGEMDLDFGSVEINDAVSEAVSLVQPQANSQRVIIRTSLSTAVPNVVADSRSIKQIALNILANAIRFTPSGGQIVVSTSYEPNGSVILRIRDTGVGMTRSELDQAMKPFRQVTTGGRKRGDGTGLGLPLTKAMAEANRAQFAITSAPNEGTLVEISFPSQRVLAN, from the coding sequence ATGCCCGCAAGACAGTACCCCTTCATCGACATTGCCGTGCATGAGCGGGTGCGCGAACATTTTGCGCGCGGCGATGCGGCGATCCTGTTTTCGAGGGACCTTAACCGCGTTCTGTGGGCCAACGATCAGGGTGCCGCCTTCTTCGGCGCAGACTCGATCTACGACTTCATCGACACGGGCCCCAATGCGAACGACCTGTCGGCGCGGCAGTTGAAGGCCGCCGCGACGCAGCTCGTTTCGGTCGGCGATCGTCGCCAGCTCTTGATGCGCATTGCCGCGGGCTTTCGAAGCGTGCCGCTCAATACGACGGTGGAACTGATCCGCGTCCGGCCGGACGAATTGGGCGTGCTGTTCACCGCACCCCATTCCGGCAAGCCGCTTTCGACGGAAGATCGCGCGGCGCGCATGATCGCCGGGCTCGACGGCCCGGACACGCACATGGCCGTGCTGGATGCCGACGGTACGATCGTCGCCCAGTCGCCTGGCTTTGCCAATCTCGGCATGTCCGACGAGACGCGCCGCCAACTCGTCGCCGCCGTTGCCCGCGACCATGACTGGCTGATCAAGCGCCCGGTCGCCACGGCAAAGGGACACCTGCCCGCCGCCATCGGTAAGATCGCCGACGAACCGGCGCTTCATCTTCTCTTTGCGGTGGAAACCATCCTCGGCAACCTCGACCCGGATGAAGCACCGGCCGAGGCTGTCTTGCCGCCGACAGCCGTCGCGGAGGTCGTCGAGGCCGATGTTGTGACCGACGTCGCACCCGCTGTCGTCGAAACGGAAGCGGCGATGGCTACTGGCGCGGTGGAAACGGTCGTCGAGCAATCGGCTCCCGACGAGCTGGCTTCGGCGGATCAGCGGATCGTCGCCGAACGTGAAATCGAGCAGCCGCTTGCGGAAGCCGACGACGTCGTCGCCGCAGTCGAAGCAGAGGAACCCGACCTCGCCGTCGACACCGATACCGAAACGCCGCTGGAAACAGCGACCGCCGAAACATCAGATGCGGCCCAGGAACAGACGGACGCCGCACCAGAAGGCGCGGAGCAGTTGCCGTCCGCCGAGACGGCAATTGTCGCCGAGGCAGCGCCTGTCCCCGATGCTACATCGGTTGAACCGCGCGAACACAAAGACGCCCCTGTCGGCGCTCAGTCCGACTTCGCCTTTGCGATCGGCGGGCGGGCGGTGCGGTTCGTCTGGAAAATCGACGCGGAAGGACAGTTCAGCGAAATCTCGGAGGAGTTTGCCTCGGCGGTCGGGCCGAAGGCCGCCGACGTGATCGGTGTCAGCTTCGCCTCGCTTGCGGCGCGCTATGGTCTCGACCCCGACAACAAGATCAACGAGCTCCTGCACCGCCGCGACACCTGGTCCGGCAAGACGATTTTCTGGCCGGTCGAAGGCACGAGCCTTAAGGTCCCGGTCGACCTCGCCGCCCTGCCCACCTACTCGCGCTCGCGGGAGTTCGACGGTTTCCGCGGCTTCGGCATCGTGCGCGTTGCAGATGCCGTCGAAGATCACAACGCCAACGGCCTTTCGCTCGATCGTGACGAGGATGCGATAGAGGCCAACGATCTGACGGCGCCAACTTCGCCGAATGGCGTGGCAGCCGTTGAAGAGGCGACCCACGAGATCGCGACCGCCGGCGCGAATGAAGCCGACGAACCTGCACTTTTTTCCGACGAGCCGCAGCCGACCGAGGCAGTAACGACCGACCAGCCCGCGGTGCCGGCCGATCCCTTCCTTGGTGAGCGCCCAGCACTTCGCATCGTCGAGACGCCCGGACGCCGGGCTTCCGACAAGATCATCGAACTCGAGCTACACCGCCCGGCCGGTTCAAGCGCGCTCACCCGCGGCGAGCAGGCGGCTTTTCGCGAAATCGCGCGGCAGCTCGGCGAAAATTTTGTGGGACGCCCAGAGGCGCACGAGACCCGGTCGGACGAGGCTTCAGACGACGCCATCCAAGGCGAAGCGGAACAACCGGTATCTGAAACCCTGGACGAAGCAGCTCTTGAGGCCGCGCCGACCGCGACCAGCGAGTCTGAGTTCGAGACGCCAGAAGCTTCGAGCGAGGTGGCCGCAGCCAAACCTCGATCCGACGACCTGGCCGAGGCGAGCATGGACCCGGCGACGATCGCGACCGTCGGTTTCAGCGGCGAGATCCTCGATAGCCTGCCTGTCGGCCTGCTCGTGCATCTCGGCGACGACCTGCTGCACGCCAATCCGGAATTCCTGCGACTGACGGGCTACGACACGCTCGATGATTTCAAAGAGGAAGGCGGCATCGACGCGCTCTTTGCCAATGACGAGGAGGTCGGCGACACGGAGCCGGACGGCACGATGACGCTGATCCGCAAGACCGGGCAGTTGCTTCCGGTAACGGCCCACTTGCACTCGATCCGCTGGGACGGAAAGAGCGCGCTGATGCTGGCCCTGGCATCGACGGAAGTCGCGCAGCCCCAAGAGAGCGAAGCGAGCCCGGTCGAAACCGCTCCGGCTCCCGTCGCCGACGAACAGGTCGGCAAGCTCAAGACCGAAATCGACGAGCTGCGCTCGATCCTCGAGACGGCGACCGATGGTGTCGTCATTCTCGGACACGACGGCGATATCCGCTCGATCAACCGCTCAGCGAGCGCGCTCTTCAACTACGATGAGAGCGAAATCCGCGGCAAGCCGTTTGCAGCGCTCTTTGCCCATGAGAGCCAGAAGGCGGTCATCGATTATCTGCAATGCCTGTCCGGCCATGGGGTTGCCAGCGTACTCAACGACGGCCGCGAAGTGATCGGCCGCGAGGCCGCAGGCGGCTTCCTGCCGCTGTTCATGACCATCGGCCGCCTGTCCGCCTCCAACGGCTATTGCGCCGTCATCCGCGACATCACCCAGTGGAAGCGGACCGAAGAGGAGTTGCGCAACGCCAAGCGCGCGGCCGAGACGGCAAATGCCCACAAGACGGAGTTCCTGGCGCGCGTCAGCCACGAAATCCGCACGCCTCTCAATGCGATCATCGGCTTTTCCGACATGATGGCGAGCGAGCATTTCGGCCCGGTTGGCCATCCGCGCTATATCGAATACGCCGGCGACATCGGCCGCTCCGGCCGCCATGTGCTCGATATCGTCAACGACTTGCTCGATATCTCGAAGATCGAGGCGGGCGAGATGGATCTCGACTTCGGCTCGGTCGAAATCAACGATGCGGTTTCCGAAGCGGTGTCGCTGGTGCAGCCGCAGGCAAACAGCCAGCGCGTCATCATCCGCACGTCGCTTTCGACAGCTGTGCCGAACGTGGTTGCCGACAGCCGCTCGATCAAGCAGATCGCACTCAACATCCTGGCGAACGCCATCCGCTTCACGCCATCGGGCGGACAGATCGTGGTGTCGACCTCCTATGAGCCGAACGGCAGCGTGATCCTGCGTATCCGCGACACCGGCGTCGGCATGACGCGCAGCGAACTCGACCAGGCGATGAAGCCCTTCCGGCAGGTGACGACCGGTGGCCGCAAGCGTGGCGACGGCACCGGCCTCGGGCTGCCGCTGACCAAAGCCATGGCCGAAGCCAACCGTGCGCAGTTCGCCATCACCTCGGCACCGAACGAGGGCACGCTGGTGGAAATCTCCTTCCCGTCACAACGCGTCTTGGCGAACTGA
- a CDS encoding phasin, protein MATKKIDDAFSFSSFDPAKVADSFRDFAEKGAAQSKDAYSKMKTAAEEASKTVEATLESAQTGSVELGLKAIDALRTNAENSLSHMEALLGVKSLSEFVELQTSFFRKQAELAVEQTKSMQEATKKVAENVTKPGKEAAEKAMSSFKKV, encoded by the coding sequence ATGGCTACCAAGAAGATCGACGACGCATTTTCCTTCTCCTCTTTCGACCCGGCAAAGGTTGCCGACAGCTTCCGCGACTTCGCGGAAAAGGGCGCTGCCCAGTCGAAGGACGCTTATTCCAAGATGAAGACCGCTGCCGAGGAAGCAAGCAAGACCGTCGAAGCGACGCTTGAAAGCGCCCAGACCGGTAGCGTTGAACTCGGCCTCAAGGCCATCGACGCCCTGCGCACCAATGCCGAAAACTCGCTTTCGCACATGGAAGCGCTGCTCGGTGTGAAGTCGCTGTCCGAATTCGTCGAGCTGCAGACCTCTTTCTTCCGCAAGCAGGCTGAACTTGCCGTCGAACAGACCAAGTCGATGCAGGAAGCAACCAAGAAGGTTGCTGAGAATGTTACCAAGCCTGGCAAGGAAGCCGCTGAAAAGGCGATGTCTTCTTTCAAGAAGGTCTGA